A region from the Brassica napus cultivar Da-Ae chromosome C8, Da-Ae, whole genome shotgun sequence genome encodes:
- the LOC106434006 gene encoding ABC transporter G family member 18, translated as MPRVSAESQEISFDGGSEPTLGELLKDFDGGDRKKNSGEDASTHHILDLTSPEIRPVPFLLSFNNLSYDIVHRRRFDFSRGKPASVKTLLNDVSGEACDGDILAVLGASGAGKSTLIDALAGRVSSLRGTVTLNGEKILQTRLLKVISAYVMQDDLLFPMLTVKETLMFASEFRLPRSLSKSKKMERVQTLIDQLGLRNAADTIIGDEGHRGVSGGERRRVSIGIDIIHDPILLFLDEPTSGLDSTNAFMVVQVLKRIARSGSIVIMTIHQPSARVLDLLDRLIILSRGKNVFSGSPTSLPQFLSDFGHPIPEKENITEFALDLVRQLEGSSEGTRELVKFNEKWQQNQSARATPMTTPYQALSLKESITASVSRGKLVSGSTSSNPISMDSVSSYANPPLVETFILAKRYMKNWIRTPELLGTRIATVMVTGLLLATIYWRLDNTPRGAQERMAFFAFGMSTMFYVCADNVPVFLQERFIFLRETTRNAYRTSSYVISHSLVSLPQLLALSIAFAATTFWTVGLSGGLESFLYYCLIIYAGFWSGSSFVTFVSGLVPNVMISFMITIAYLSYCLLLGGFYINRDRIPVYWIWFHYISLLKYPYEAVLINEFDDPSRCFVRGVQVFDGTLLAKVPDAMKVKLLDTLSSSLGTTITESTCLRTGPDLLMQQGISQLSKWDCLWITLAWGLFFRILFYFSLLFGSKNKRT; from the exons ATGCCACGTGTTTCTGCTGAATCCCAAGAAATATCATTCGACGGCGGCAGCGAACCGACGCTCGGAGAGCTCCTGAAAGATTTCGACGGAGGTGACCGGAAGAAAAACTCCGGCGAAGATGCTTCGACTCATCACATACTTGATCTCACATCCCCTGAAATAAGACCCGTACCGTTTCTCTTGTCCTTCAACAACCTCAGCTACGACATCGTACATCGCCGGCGGTTTGACTTCTCTCGAGGAAAGCCAGCTTCAGTGAAAACTCTACTCAACGATGTTTCCGGCGAGGCTTGCGACGGAGACATCCTAGCCGTTCTCGGAGCAAGCGGAGCGGGAAAGTCCACGTTGATCGACGCGCTAGCGGGACGCGTGAGTAGCCTGAGAGGCACGGTAACTCTAAACGGAGAGAAGATCTTGCAAACTCGTTTGCTGAAAGTGATATCAGCTTACGTCATGCAAGACGATCTTTTGTTCCCGATGCTCACCGTCAAAGAAACTCTAATGTTCGCTTCAGAGTTTCGTCTCCCGAGAAGCTTGTCCAAGTCCAAGAAAATGGAGCGTGTTCAAACCCTAATAGACCAGTTAGGGCTCAGAAACGCGGCGGATACCATAATAGGAGACGAGGGACACCGTGGAGTCTCTGGTGGAGAGCGGAGGCGCGTGTCGATAGGAATCGATATCATCCACGATCCTATCCTCTTGTTCCTTGATGAACCTACGTCCGGGTTGGATTCAACCAACGCGTTTATGGTGGTTCAG GTTCTTAAACGTATAGCTAGGAGTGGTAGTATCGTAATTATGACAATACACCAACCTAGCGCTCGAGTTCTTGACTTGCTTGATCGTCTTATCATCTTATCTCGCGGCAAGAATGTTTTCAGCGGTTCTCCGACAAGTCTTCCTCAGTTCTTGTCTGATTTCGGACATCCTATCCCGGAGAAAGAGAACATAACCGAGTTCGCACTTGACCTAGTTCGTCAGCTTGAAGGATCTAGTGAAGGAACCAGAGAGTTGGTTAAATTCAACGAAAAGTGGCAACAAAACCAATCTGCTcgagccacgccaatgaccacACCTTACCAAGCCTTGTCTCTAAAAGAATCCATTACCGCAAGTGTTTCTAGAGGCAAACTAGTCTCCGGTTCAACCAGTTCCAATCCCATTTCCATGGACTCGGTATCTTCATACGCAAACCCACCCTTGGTCGAGACCTTCATCTTAGCCAAACGGTACATGAAAAACTGGATCCGGACACCCGAGCTCTTAGGGACAAGGATCGCCACTGTCATGGTCACTGGTCTTCTCTTAGCTACTATATACTGGAGGCTTGACAACACTCCACGAGGTGCACAAGAGCGGATGGCTTTCTTTGCATTTGGCATGTCCACGATGTTCTACGTCTGTGCAGACAACGTTCCAGTTTTTCTCCAAGAACGgttcattttcttgagagagACAACGCGCAACGCATACAGAACATCTTCGTACGTAATCTCTCACTCTCTTGTCTCTCTGCCTCAGCTACTTGCTCTCTCAATTGCATTTGCTGCGACCACGTTCTGGACTGTTGGTTTAAGCGGTGGACTAGAGAGCTTCCTTTATTACTGCCTCATAATCTACGCAGGCTTTTGGTCTGGATCCTCTTTTGTCACCTTCGTATCCGGTTTGGTTCCGAATGTCATGATAAGTTTCATGATCACTATTGCCTATCTTTCCTACTGTCTACTCTTGGGTGGATTCTACATTAACCGGGATCGGATACCGGTTTACTGGATATGGTTTCATTACATTTCATTGTTGAAGTATCCCTACGAAGCTGTCTTAATCAACGAGTTTGATGACCCATCTCGCTGTTTTGTTAGAGGAGTCCAAGTGTTTGATGGTACGCTTTTGGCGAAAGTGCCTGATGCGATGAAGGTTAAGCTCCTCGATACACTGAGTAGCTCTTTAGGAACAACGATAACGGAGTCCACATGCTTGAGAACAGGGCCTGACTTACTTATGCAGCAAGGTATTTCTCAGTTGAGCAAATGGGATTGTTTGTGGATTACGTTAGCTTGGGGTCTCTTCTTTAGGATCTTGTTTTACTTCTCCTTGCTGTTTGGAAGCAAGAATAAAAGGACGTGA